Within Herpetosiphonaceae bacterium, the genomic segment CGTGTAATCGTTGTGTATCATACGCTCAAGCTTTTATATCTAACCAGCGGCAACCATTTTGCGGGGGGCGTTGCATTATGTACAGATACGTATCCGGGCGCGGGCCAGATGTCGTGCCCCCTACTGCGCATCGCCGGAGCCGACGCCGAACTCAGCCGCCACCTCAGGCCGCACAAAGAGCGTCCAGTTGGTCGAGCCGAGCGGCGCGGGCAGCTTCCGATCGAACCAGAACTGCCAGTACTCCGCCAGCGCCTTGCCGTCCCAGGGCCGCCGCATCACCCGGCTGAGCAGCGAGCTTGACTCCGGATTGCTGCCGCAGTACGAGTCGCTGCCGGGAAAGCGATAAACCTCGCATTCGGGAAACCACCAGCGCAGCGGATACTCCTGCCGCAGAAAGCCCGTCAGGTTCGACTCGTTGGCCGCGACGTTCTCCGACAGCATAAAGACCGCCTGCACCTCCTCGCCGATCTCCGGGATCTGCGTGCCACGGCTGCCGCTCGTCTCTGTGTAGTTGCGCAGGTACCAATCCCAGACCGTCTCGTTGTCGAAGCGGATCGGCAGATCGAGCTTGCCCGTGCGCAGCAGCGACGCCTGCCGCAGATTGTCGAGCGCCCGCGCCACGTCGGGCGAGGTCTGGACAAAGACCATCGGCTCGACCGCGACATCGCCGTTGACGTAGGATAGCCGCACGGTGCTGCGCAGCGTGAAGAAGACGCCGAAGGCCAGCGCCAGGCTCAGCAGCGCCAGCAGCGCCGGACGCGCCGAGCGATATAAGATGGTCAGGCCCGCCGCCAGCAGGCCAACGAAGCTCAGCGCCAGCAGCGGCCAGGCCGCCGCCAGCTTCACGGCCTCAGCATCGCGAATCAGCGTCGTGAACTGGTTGAAGGTCAGCAGCACCAGGGTGCCGGTCATGGCGGTCAGGCCCAGCACCAGCCCGTCGAAGCCGAAGCGCGCGGCCCAGCGCCAGATCCGCGCCAGCGCCCAGGCGCTCAGCAGCACCAGCGGCAGCACAACATGGATCGTCAGCCAGGGCATTTTCTCGCCAGCCCAGCTATAGATCGCCAGCGCGCCCAGGCTCCACCACGCCAGCAGCGCCGGAGCGAAGATCGCCCGCTCTCCGAGCCAGGGCGAGCGCGGCGCCGACGGATCGGCGGCGCGGCGCGGCAAGAACAGCCGCACGAGGCGGCGGATCACCAGCGCCAGGCCGAGCGGACCGAAGAGCAGCAGCAGCGGCTCATAGACCGAGATCTGAAACAGGTAGTAGTGCGGCGGCTGACCGCCGCGCTGCACGCCATGCTGGCCCAGCCAGTAGAGGAACGAGCCGGAGACGCCGGTGATCAGGCCCGCCAGGTTGGGCGTGAGCGGATTCGAGAGAAACGCGGTGTACTGCACCGCATAGATCACAAACGCGATGCCGAACGCAATCGCCCACTGCCGCCCCGGTATTCGGTCGAGCGCGCTGATCAGCGTGCCCGCTGGAGCCGTATCGGCCACCCGTCGCCACGCGCTGCGTCCATCTGAGCCGCGCCGCACAAAGATCGCCGCGATCAGCGTGCCAAGCAGCAGCAGCGTGCTGACCAGCACCAGCAGGCTGGCCGGATGCAGCAGCATCGGACCGATGCTGCCGCCGACATCGCGCGTGTACTCGATCAGATTATTGTCGGGGCGATGCCGCACGCGGAGCGCCTGATCGGGCGTCGGCAGCGGGATCGGGCCGCTGAAGCGCGGCACCACCTTGAGCGCAACGACCGCGACCGCGCCATAGGCCAGCACTAGCCAGAAAAGCTGCCGCGCGACCTGCCAGACGACCCAGATGAAGACGAAGCTGCCGAGGATCGCCAGAAACAGATAGAACGTCTCCATCGTCGTCAGCATCAGGCCCATCGCCGCCGCGAGCGTGTAGTGCCAGACCGGACGCTCGGTAGCGATGTAGCGCAGGATCGCGATCACCGACAGCAGCTCGAAGACGACCGCGAAGATGTCGTGGCGGATGAAGCGACCGACATACAGGATAATCGGCGAGATCAGCAGATACACGCTGGCGACCAGCGCGGCACCGCGCCCTAGATCGCGCCTGAGAAACCAGGGCAGCAGCGTCAGCGCCATGCCGAAGAGCGCGGCGCTGAGCCGCGCCGTGAAATCGCTATCGCCGAAAAGCAGGTATTGCAAGGCCGTAAAGTAGTACAAAAACGGCCCGTGCAGCAGCGGATCGTGCTGGTATCCCTGGCCGCGATAGATGCGCCAGGAGTACGCTGCGTGAAGGGTTTCGTCGTGATGAAACGCTCGATCGCCGAGCAGGTACAGGTGGCTCAGCACCGACAGCAGCCCGATCAGCACGTATAGCGCCTGCTCGACGGTGATGATCCAGCGCCGTGGTTCCGTCAGCGCGATCGATGCTT encodes:
- a CDS encoding flippase activity-associated protein Agl23 — translated: MAVTAPPTERPPVSQASIALTEPRRWIITVEQALYVLIGLLSVLSHLYLLGDRAFHHDETLHAAYSWRIYRGQGYQHDPLLHGPFLYYFTALQYLLFGDSDFTARLSAALFGMALTLLPWFLRRDLGRGAALVASVYLLISPIILYVGRFIRHDIFAVVFELLSVIAILRYIATERPVWHYTLAAAMGLMLTTMETFYLFLAILGSFVFIWVVWQVARQLFWLVLAYGAVAVVALKVVPRFSGPIPLPTPDQALRVRHRPDNNLIEYTRDVGGSIGPMLLHPASLLVLVSTLLLLGTLIAAIFVRRGSDGRSAWRRVADTAPAGTLISALDRIPGRQWAIAFGIAFVIYAVQYTAFLSNPLTPNLAGLITGVSGSFLYWLGQHGVQRGGQPPHYYLFQISVYEPLLLLFGPLGLALVIRRLVRLFLPRRAADPSAPRSPWLGERAIFAPALLAWWSLGALAIYSWAGEKMPWLTIHVVLPLVLLSAWALARIWRWAARFGFDGLVLGLTAMTGTLVLLTFNQFTTLIRDAEAVKLAAAWPLLALSFVGLLAAGLTILYRSARPALLALLSLALAFGVFFTLRSTVRLSYVNGDVAVEPMVFVQTSPDVARALDNLRQASLLRTGKLDLPIRFDNETVWDWYLRNYTETSGSRGTQIPEIGEEVQAVFMLSENVAANESNLTGFLRQEYPLRWWFPECEVYRFPGSDSYCGSNPESSSLLSRVMRRPWDGKALAEYWQFWFDRKLPAPLGSTNWTLFVRPEVAAEFGVGSGDAQ